One region of Pygocentrus nattereri isolate fPygNat1 chromosome 14, fPygNat1.pri, whole genome shotgun sequence genomic DNA includes:
- the si:dkey-66i24.7 gene encoding uncharacterized protein si:dkey-66i24.7 gives MEVIESIVTDGIEVEESTATVSTLDSEKSKTEFVWTLQATWHLVRVRLDMDHEFDQPVCKKKKLWETVAERVTTRLRAEGYQDVAVKAFECDLKWRNMLATYRKNAERAKRLGTHSVHWEFFKTMHEVLGRSYEEIDAQRRAKLSGTKVGKTMASKRYTPILPTPPLTATAVPPSRPPQDVLQLYLELQERKLNMWAQQKALEERKIEAINNLARAISSLAQDSTDRGQMPKEPTVSDPLSSLSSQH, from the exons ATGGAAGTGATTGAGTCGATAGTTACGGACGGGATTGAGGTGGAAGAGTCAACAGCCACGGTTTCGACATTGGACTCGGAAAAGTCGAAAACAG AGTTTGTCTGGACCTTGCAAGCCACATGGCACCTGGTTCGTGTTCGTCTGGACATGGACCACGAGTTTGACCAGCCCGTATGCAAAAAGAAGAAGTTGTGGGAGACGGTGGCTGAGAGAGTGACCACCAGATTAAGAGCCGAGGGCTACCAGGACGTCGCAGTGAAGGCTTTCGAATGTGACCTCAAGTGGAGAAACATGCTGGCAACCTACAGGAAAAATGCTGAACGGGCCAAGCGGCTCGGAACCCACAGCGTGCACTGGGAGTTCTTCAAGACCATGCATGAAGTGCTGGGCCGGAGCTACGAGGAGATCGATGCTCAGCGCAGAGCCAAGCTGAGCGGCACCAAGGTGGGCAAAACCATGGCCAGTAAACGCTACACACCGATATTACCCACACCTCCTCTCACAGCCACAGCAGTCCCTCCTAGCAGACCCCCTCAGGATGTCCTGCAGTTGTATCTGGAGCTGCAGGAGAGAAAGCTGAACATGTGGGCCCAGCAGAAGGCTCTGGAGGAGAGGAAGATCGAGGCCATTAATAATCTGGCCAGAGCCATCAGCAGCCTGGCACAGGACAGTACTGACAGAGGACAGATGCCCAAAGAGCCCACAGTCTCTGACCCTCTCTCTTCACTTTCTTCTCAACATTAA